From Miscanthus floridulus cultivar M001 chromosome 15, ASM1932011v1, whole genome shotgun sequence, the proteins below share one genomic window:
- the LOC136509014 gene encoding thaumatin-like protein, whose product MASRAASTVLFLLATMVGCASAATFTIKNNCPYTVWPAATPVGGGTQLNPGQTWTINVPAGTKSGRVWGRTGCSFNSGGRGHCQTGDCGGALSCTLSGQPPLTLAEFTIGYTNGDNDYYDISVIDGYNLPMDFSCSTGMNLHCGRPRCPDAYLYPDDNKKTHGCRGNSNYKVTFCP is encoded by the coding sequence ATGGCGTCCCGGGCCGCCTCGACGGTCCTTTTCCTCCTCGCCACCATGGTCGGTTGCGCAAGCGCGGCCAccttcaccatcaagaacaacTGCCCCTACACAGTGTGGCCAGCAGCGACCCCTGTGGGCGGTGGCACGCAGCTGAACCCGGGGCAGACGTGGACCATCAACGTGCCCGCGGGCACCAAGTCCGGCAGGGTCTGGGGCCGCACCGGCTGCTCCTTCAACAGCGGCGGCCGTGGGCACTGCCAGACGGGCGACTGTGGCGGGGCCCTCTCCTGCACCCTGTCCGGGCAGCCGCCCTTGACGCTGGCCGAGTTCACCATCGGCTACACCAACGGCGACAACGACTACTACGATATCTCGGTAATCGATGGCTACAACCTGCCCATGGACTTCTCCTGCAGCACCGGCATGAACCTGCACTGCGGTCGCCCTCGCTGCCCCGACGCGTACCTCTACCCggatgacaacaagaagaccCACGGCTGCCGCGGCAACAGCAACTACAAGGTCACGTTCTGCCCGTGA